In a single window of the Necator americanus strain Aroian chromosome X, whole genome shotgun sequence genome:
- a CDS encoding hypothetical protein (NECATOR_CHRX.G23190.T1): MLKSKESYEKGIQQRCAKAVSAFNSLTKCLWWTPIINEVKLRVYLFAIRPIMMQGSMTWTAPSTAMARIDCTERKQIRWLLRCFSWGMSQ; this comes from the coding sequence atgttGAAGAGCAAGGAGAGCTACGAGAAaggtattcagcaaagatgcgctaaggccgtttccgcattcaactccttaacgaaatgcctgtggtggACTCCCATCATCAACGAAGTTaaactgcgagtctacctattcgCTATCcgccctatcatgatgcaAGGATCGATGACTTGGACAGCACCATCTACGGCGATGGCGAGAATCGACTGCACGGAACGGAAGCAGATTAGATGGCTGCTTCGCTGCTTTTCCTGGGGTATGTCCCAGTAA
- a CDS encoding hypothetical protein (NECATOR_CHRX.G23191.T1): MLDLSSITKQQVRQESDRNVVRYLKAMQLVFFSNFKAAFHSPHRGRLFNALHSGGVSGKVVCLLDTINQGITVAVRRGAGCTTSFDVVTGVRECDKRQCLSCSTSRSITLHSKNSLEYGHTIVIFAKSSTKLQHDIDFVLKQAGPYGLHLSLDECNRM, translated from the coding sequence ATGCTAGACTTGTCAAGCATCACGAAGCAACAAgttcgtcaggagagtgatcgaaatgtAGTACGGTATTTGAAGGCAAtgcagttagtttttttttccaactttaaGGCTGCTTTccactctcctcatcgaggtCGTCTTTTCAACGCGCTTCACAGCGGTGGAGTATCAGGAAAGGTTGTTTGCTTACTTGATACCATCAATCAGGGAATAACTGTTGCAGTTCGAAGAGGAGCCGGTTGCACAACATCGTTTgatgtggtaactggagtacgAGAATGCGACAAAAGACAATgcctttcctgttcaacttcgcgTTCGATTACATTACATTCGAAGAACAGTCTCGAGTACGGTCACACAATTGTGATATTCGCGAAAAGCAGTACAAAGCTTCAACATGATATCGACTTTGTATTGAAGCAAGCTGGACCCTATGGGCTACACCTGAGCCTTGACGAGTGCAATCGGATGTGA
- a CDS encoding hypothetical protein (NECATOR_CHRX.G23192.T1), which yields MTFFSWISPFTKRSGISSPAHLARLWLTWLGVVDVKDLFFISSNNSVQPVESAASGERLSADVQASLAVAVAQCMWEPLIKLFTIPRLQSIAHVESEQPKLAARHRTPSYGCCSARFFNFSNDIALGRPERSSSLSFLFPALKR from the coding sequence atgaccttcttctcatggatttcacctttcacgaaaagatccggcatttcatcgccagcgcacctcGCACGTTTGTGGTTGACGTGGTTaggtgtggttgacgtaaaGGAcctatttttcatctccagtaaCAATagtgtccagccagtcgaatctgcggcttctggagaacggctgagtgcagatgtacaggcgtctttggcggttgccgtcgctcaatgcatgtgggagccactgatCAAGCTTTTCACTATTCCGAGAttgcagtccattgctcacgtgGAAAGCGAACAGCCAAAACTGGCAGCAAGacaccgcacaccttcatatggatgctgctccgccagattcttcaatttctcgaacgatattgcactcggtcgaccagagcgaagCTCATCtttgagtttcttgtttccggctttgaagcgctga